The Panicum hallii strain FIL2 chromosome 9, PHallii_v3.1, whole genome shotgun sequence genome has a window encoding:
- the LOC112872833 gene encoding putative cyclin-dependent kinase F-2 — protein MAVPARPAGEPYPEETVGALWYRAPELLMGFRSYGPAIDMWALGCVMAEVLTGEPLFGGAETSDDMYAKVLELCGMDTPELQTSLRELSEAGQEVLCGLLSFKAEKRLTAAEALSHRWFDEEDAPLSTLCSQPDRRGFISFF, from the coding sequence ATGGCGGTGCCGGCGAGGCCCGCGGGCGAGCCGTACCCGGAGGAGACCGTGGGCGCATTGTGGTACCGCGCGCCGGAGCTGCTGATGGGCTTCCGGAGCTACGGGCCCGCCATCGACATGTGGGCGCTGGGTTGCGTCATGGCCGAGGTGCTGACCGGCGAGCCGCTGTTCGGGGGCGCCGAGACGTCGGACGACATGTACGCCAAGGTGCTGGAGCTGTGCGGGATGGACACGCCGGAGCTTCAGACGAGCCTGCGGGAGCTGTCGGAGGCCGGGCAAGAGGTCTTGTGTGGTCTGCTGAGCTTCAAGGCCGAGAAGAGGCTCACCGCGGCGGAGGCGCTCAGCCACCGGTGGTTCGACGAGGAGGATGCGCCCCTGTCCACACTTTGTTCTCAGCCGGATCGGCGTGGTTTCATCAGTTTCTTCTAG
- the LOC112876805 gene encoding protein NRT1/ PTR FAMILY 5.2-like gives MAERLEAAPAAGDEYTQDGTVDLHGNPVLRSKRGGWKACGFVVVYEVFERMAFYGISSNLVLYLTTKLHQGVVPSANNVTNWVGTIWMTPIVGAYVADAHLGRYRTFMAASVVYLCGMILLTLAVSLPALRPPKCGDGTADPNCTHEATSAQLGVFFLGLYILAVGTGGTKPNISTIGADQFDDSHPRERRHKLSFFNWWMFSIFFGTLFANTVLVYIQDNVGWSVGYALPTLGLAVSIAIFTAGTPFYRHKPTSGSPFAKMARVIVGAARKWAVAAPLDPRDLHELDDEHYAKKKAARLPHTPNLSVLSKAAVKTGGGGGAQEASRWSLSTVTQVEETKQMLKMLPVLAITFVPSAMMAQINTLFVKQGTTLDRHVGPHFEIPPASLQGFVTISMLVSVVLYDRAFMPLARRATGNPRGISLLQRMGVGLVIHIAIMGIASVTERHRLAVAREHGVRDSKGTTIPLTIFVLLPQFVLMGVADAFLEVAKIEFFYDQAPEGMKSLGTSYAMTSLGVGNFLSSALLSTVSRVTRRHGRAGWVLNNLNASRLDKYYAFFAVLNCANLLAFFVVCRLYVYNAEVARVVDAGSSGGAVAGGGEENKKREVALQPANVGAVESTL, from the exons ATGGCGGAGAGgctggaggcggcgccggccgccggcgacgagtaCACGCAGGACGGCACGGTGGACCTCCACGGCAACCCCGTGCTCCGGTCCAAGCGGGGAGGGTGGAAAGCCTGCGGCTTCGTTGTAG TGTACGAGGTGTTCGAGCGGATGGCGTTCTACGGCATCTCGTCGAACCTGGTGCTGTACCTGACGACGAAGCTGCACCAGGGTGTGGTGCCGTCGGCGAACAACGTCACCAACTGGGTGGGCACCATCTGGATGACGCCCATCGTCGGCGCCTACGTCGCCGACGCGCACCTCGGCCGCTACCGCACCTTCATGGCCGCCTCCGTCGTCTACCTCTGC GGCATGATCCTGCTGACGCTGGCGGTGTCGCTGCCGGCGCTGCGGCCGCCCAAGTGCGGCGACGGCACGGCGGACCCCAACTGCACGCACGAGGCGACGAGCGCGCAGCTGGGCGTCTTCTTCCTCGGCCTGTACATCCTCGCAGTGGGCACGGGCGGCACCAAGCCCAACATCTCCACCATCGGCGCCGACCAGTTCGACGACAGCCACCCGCGGGAGCGCCGCCACAAGCTCTCCTTCTTCAACTGGTGGATGTTCAGCATCTTCTTCGGCACGCTCTTCGCCAACACGGTGCTCGTCTACATCCAGGACAACGTCGGCTGGTCCGTCGGTTACGCGCTCCCCACGCTGGGCCTCGCCGTCTCCATCGCCATCTTCACCGCCGGCACGCCCTTCTACCGCCACAAGCCCACCTCCGGGAGCCCCTTCGCCAAGATGGCGAGGGTCATCGTGGGGGCCGCCAGGAAGTGGGCCGTCGCGGCGCCCCTGGACCCGCGCGACCTGCACGAGCTCGACGACGAGCACTACGCCAAGAAGAAGGCCGCCCGGCTCCCGCACACGCCCAACCTGTCGGTGCTGAGCAAGGCGGCGGTGaagacgggcggcggcggcggcgcgcaggaggCGTCGCGGTGGTCGCTGAGCACGGTGACGCAGGTGGAGGAGACGAAGCAGATGCTCAAGATGCTCCCGGTGCTGGCCATCACGTTCGTGCCCAGCGCGATGATGGCGCAGATCAACACGCTGTTCGTGAAGCAGGGCACGACGCTGGACCGGCACGTGGGCCCGCACTTCGAGATCCCGCCGGCGAGCCTCCAGGGGTTCGTGACCATCTCCATGCTGGTGTCCGTGGTGCTGTACGACCGCGCGTTCATGCCCCTGGCGCGGCGCGCGACGGGGAACCCGCGCGGCATCTCGCTGCTCCAGCGCATGGGCGTCGGGCTGGTCATCcacatcgccatcatgggcaTCGCGTCGGTGACGGAGCGGCACCGCCTGGCGGTGGCCCGGGAGCACGGGGTCCGCGACAGCAAGGGCACCACGATCCCGCTCACCATCTTCGTGCTGCTCCCGCAGTTCGTGCTGATGGGCGTGGCCGACGCGTTCCTGGAGGTGGCCAAGATCGAGTTCTTCTACGACCAGGCGCCCGAGGGGATGAAGAGCCTGGGCACGTCGTACGCCATGACCAGCCTCGGCGTGGGCAACTTCCTCAGCAGCGCGCTGCTGTCGACCGTGTCGCGCGTCACGCGGCGCCACGGGCGGGCCGGGTGGGTGCTCAACAACCTCAACGCGTCGCGGCTGGACAAGTACTACGCCTTCTTCGCCGTCCTCAACTGCGCCAacctcctcgccttcttcgtcgtgTGCCGGCTCTACGTGTACAACGCCGAGGTCGCCCGCGTCGTCGACGccggcagcagcggcggcgccgttgccggcggcggggaggagaaTAAGAAGCGGGAGGTCGCGTTGCAGCCGGCAAACGTGGGCGCCGTGGAGTCCACCCTGTAG
- the LOC112872834 gene encoding LOW QUALITY PROTEIN: CBL-interacting protein kinase 22-like (The sequence of the model RefSeq protein was modified relative to this genomic sequence to represent the inferred CDS: deleted 1 base in 1 codon), with translation MAAVIRKRPAPDGLFCPAAGAGGREKKRPRYQFGSIYNYEKLEVLGEGTYGVVVKARDLRTGEAVAIKWIRPAVASARGVDGAVAPDLRAVFREAGCLSACRGHPSIVQMREVAADEVTGTCSSSWSSWAPASRAASRGASPRARPARSCASSCAAPRSCTARASSTGTSSRTTSSSAPEAR, from the exons ATGGCGGCGGTGATCCGCAAGCGCCCGGCGCCGGACGGGCTGTTCTGTCCCGCGGCGGGGGCCGGCGGTCGGGAGAAGAAGCGGCCGCGGTACCAGTTCGGGAGTATCTACAACTACGAGAAGCTCGAGGTGCTCGGGGAGGGCACCTACGGCGTCGTGGTGAAGGCGCGGGACCTGCGCACGGGCGAGGCGGTGGCCATCAAGTGGATCCGCCCTGCCGTCGCGTCCGCCCGCGGCGTCGACGGCGCGGTCGCGCCCGACCTCCGCGCGGTCTTCCGCGAGGCCGGCTGCCTCTCCGCGTGCCGGGGCCACCCCTCGATCGTGCAGATGCGGGAGGTCGCCGCCGACGAGGTCACC GGGACGTGTTCATCGTCATGGAGTTCGTGGGCCCCAGCCTCGAGAGCCGCCTCACGCGGCGCTTCTCCGAGGGCGAGACCCGCGCGATCATGCGCCAGCTCCTGCGCGGCGCCGAGGAGCTGCACGGCGCGGGCATCATCCACCGGGACATCAAGCCGGACAACATCCTCGTCGGCCCCGGAGGCGCGCTGA
- the LOC112872835 gene encoding putative cyclin-dependent kinase F-2: protein LFCFSSPAAAAGKKRARYEFGSIYNYKKLEVLGEGTYGVVVKARDQRTGETVAVKWIRPDGGCAPGLRAVYREAGCLEECRGHPSIVQMKEVAADEVTGDVFIVMEFVGLSLESRLTRALSGAETRAAPRSCTARARSTVTSSRTTSSSPRAAR, encoded by the coding sequence CTGTTCTGTTTCAGctctcccgcggcggcggccggcaagaAGCGGGCGCGCTACGAGTTCGGGAGCATCTATAACTACAAGAAGCTCGAGGTGCTCGGGGAGGGCACCTACGGCGTCGTGGTGAAGGCGCGGGACCAGCGCACGGGCGAGACGGTGGCCGTCAAGTGGATCCGCCCCGACGGCGGCTGCGCGCCCGGCCTCCGCGCGGTCTACCGCGAGGCGGGCTGCCTCGAGGAGTGCCGGGGCCACCCCTCGATCGTGCAGATGAAGGAGGTCGCCGCCGACGAGGTCACCGGGGACGTGTTCATCGTCATGGAGTTCGTGGGCCTCAGCCTCGAGAGCCGCCTCACGCGGGCCTTGTCCGGCGCCGAGACCCGCGCGGCGCCAAGAAGCTGCACGGCGCGGGCACGGTCCACCGTGACATCAAGCCGGACAACATCCTCGTCGCCCCGGGCAGCGCGCTGA